The following are encoded together in the uncultured Sphaerochaeta sp. genome:
- the amrB gene encoding AmmeMemoRadiSam system protein B, translating into MNMMRDAQYAGSWYPKDPQLLRLLVTESIDESKKRKTYQRGPYRFAVLPHAGLFYSSTGIAPFFTADLGSIERILVISPSHYATLPPNTIVSAPMSGMRTPLGDIQAFNLASAQGEWFSAIQSEHALEMVLPYIATQENSVKVALAMISRFNEADAIEKLAGQLIQELGRKDLEMGRTVIIASSDFTHYGPRFAYTPYGNRAEGRVKEDDLSLAHLLSEGRVSEALAFCTAKHSTVCGYAAALLVSSIAGRMHCKGWVADYYTSQDVSSSNDANFVAYSTILWR; encoded by the coding sequence ATGAATATGATGAGAGATGCTCAATATGCGGGTTCCTGGTATCCTAAGGATCCACAACTATTGCGACTCTTGGTAACAGAGTCGATAGACGAGAGCAAGAAGCGGAAAACCTATCAGAGAGGCCCCTATAGGTTCGCTGTGTTACCTCACGCAGGGTTGTTCTACTCAAGCACTGGAATAGCTCCATTTTTCACCGCAGACCTTGGGTCAATCGAGCGTATCCTGGTGATCAGCCCCAGCCACTATGCAACACTCCCTCCCAATACCATCGTCAGTGCTCCAATGTCTGGAATGAGGACTCCCCTTGGTGATATTCAGGCATTCAATCTTGCAAGCGCACAGGGGGAGTGGTTCTCTGCAATACAGAGTGAACATGCCCTGGAGATGGTTTTGCCATACATTGCAACACAGGAAAATTCTGTGAAGGTTGCACTTGCCATGATATCCCGTTTCAACGAGGCTGATGCGATTGAGAAGCTTGCTGGTCAGTTGATACAGGAGCTCGGTAGAAAGGATCTTGAGATGGGGAGAACTGTAATTATTGCAAGTAGTGACTTTACCCACTATGGGCCCCGATTCGCCTACACCCCCTACGGAAACAGGGCAGAGGGCAGGGTAAAGGAAGATGATTTGAGCTTGGCTCATTTGCTCAGTGAGGGAAGGGTCTCAGAAGCTCTTGCCTTCTGTACCGCAAAACACTCTACCGTCTGTGGGTATGCCGCTGCCTTGTTGGTTTCATCCATCGCCGGGAGGATGCATTGCAAAGGGTGGGTAGCAGACTATTACACTTCCCAGGATGTTTCGTCGTCAAATGACGCGAATTTTGTCGCCTATTCAACGATTCTTTGGAGGTAG
- the amrA gene encoding AmmeMemoRadiSam system protein A has translation MNRVDQRTLLALAREAITSTLTHSDTPIYDQMKKEDRPPFSHEAGCFVTIHTTDGALRGCIGNLWGRGPLWQEVPKLARESAFSDPRFHPLKEAELKEVVLEISLLSKMQIIDNWKQIRLGVDGVLLSHGYHRAVFLPQVSTEQGWDLQTMLSQLARKAGLERDAYTDEACRFEVFQAEVCTEDLS, from the coding sequence ATGAACCGTGTTGACCAGAGGACGCTCTTGGCTCTTGCCAGGGAGGCAATAACAAGTACGCTTACCCATTCTGATACGCCGATTTATGATCAAATGAAGAAGGAAGATCGACCTCCTTTTTCCCATGAGGCAGGGTGTTTTGTTACGATTCATACCACCGATGGGGCTCTTCGCGGTTGTATCGGAAACCTCTGGGGGAGGGGGCCACTCTGGCAGGAGGTCCCCAAACTGGCAAGGGAGTCTGCTTTCAGTGACCCCCGTTTTCATCCTCTCAAGGAAGCGGAACTAAAAGAGGTAGTGCTTGAAATTTCACTACTTTCCAAGATGCAAATCATTGATAACTGGAAACAGATACGACTTGGAGTAGATGGTGTGCTCCTGAGCCATGGTTACCATCGCGCCGTTTTCCTTCCTCAGGTGTCAACAGAGCAGGGATGGGATCTACAGACCATGCTCAGTCAGCTTGCAAGGAAGGCTGGTCTTGAACGTGATGCCTATACAGACGAGGCTTGTCGTTTCGAAGTGTTCCAAGCTGAAGTGTGTACAGAGGACTTGTCGTGA